The Schistocerca piceifrons isolate TAMUIC-IGC-003096 chromosome 5, iqSchPice1.1, whole genome shotgun sequence DNA segment CTAAACTACACACTattagcttaaaatcatttcttatttCTTGTCTGGTATTTCACTGAGCCACTCGCACAAATATAAGGAAAGATCCCAAAGTGATACTCACATCCTTCCGGATTTCTCTGACAAGAGTATAAAAGGCGTCGTCAACACCAAGTCGCGTTTTGGCTGAGGTTTCAACAAATGGTATCATATACTGCCGGGCAACCTCCTGTGCTTGGCTTATATCAACAGCCCGAGTTGGGAGATCACATTTATTTCCAACTactgtaaagcataatacaaaagaaaatttctaATAGTTATCAGAATTTGAATAATTTTGTAActacaatgtatatatatatatatcatcgttCACAGCATTACTTACAAACCATTGGTACCTCCTCAGCATCTTTCACCCTCTTTATCTGTTCCCTGTACATACTGATATCTTCGAAAGACTTGGCATTATTTACAGCAAATACCAGTAAGAAGCCTTCTCCTGTTCTCATGTACTGATCTCGCATTGCACTGAAAATGGAATTTTTAACATAATGTGTCATTTAGAACTATGAAATGCTGCTCAATTTCAACAACCTCTTACTAACCTGTATTCTTCTTGACCAGCTGTGTCCAAAATATCCAAGAGACATGTTTCACCATCAATTACAACTTGTTTCCTGTACGAATCCTCTGTAAAGAAGAACAGTTAACTTAAAAGTTACTGTAAATAGGGTCAGTGactttgtaaataatttgtatgtAGTAATATAGAATAAACTAACCATGAAAGTGTCATCAAATATATATTATGTTACTTAGTTTATTATTTGGCTGAAAGTTACTTCAATGAAGAACAAATTTCGGTTATTCAAATTATAGAGAGGTATGTTTAGTGACTATCAGAACAGAGAATAGTATTCTAGTTATATGTTTGTGACTCACTAAACTAAAGGTAACAGGAAATTGCACAAGTTATTCTGTCAGTTTCTGAAAATCACAATCCATTATCATGCTTCCTGGGTTTGTTCTTTAGCTACTACTATGTGCTCTTAACACTGGTGCTCCCCTACTTTTGCACAggtctttaaattttattttcagtagtcTTCTCCCCACTTCCTAACAGTGAAATTATCAACTGTTGTCATTAATAATCAACTGCATCACAATATACGAATTTTACCTTCAAGAGTTTAATGTATCCATACTCTTTTCCCCTCTTCATATCTGGTTCCAAATTATTCTCTAATGACCAACTTAAACCACTCTGAATAATTTGTTCAATTTTCCTATTAAACCAGTGTCATGCTAGTTGTAAATTGCAAACAAATTACCTAAGATCACATATCCTTGATGCATACTGTTTTCCATTTCTTTTCCTCTCCTTGCAATCACACATGTTTAGCACATTTTAATTTACAGTGCACTTACTTCTGACTTTCTGTCCTCATTAACATTTGTgtccataaaaaataatgaaatagatgGAAATGGGTTGCATTTGTTTCATTTCACAAAACACAGACATAAAAACCTGAATGAAGTTGGTTGGATGTTCCACTAATCATAACTGTGACCTCTGGCTGTGATGTGGAATGATCCTGTCTTATGACAATAATACTTTAGGAATGTGGAAGGGAAGTGTGACAGGTACATGGGCTAGGCATGTGACGCACATTTgtcttttgggaggggggggggggggggggggggggtgtttggtgGCGCATGCTGAAGGTGACGTGGGAGTCAGTATTGGGAGGGTGGAGTGTGTGGGGACAGTGGGTTGTTGAAAACTGAGGCCAGGTCGATTACAGAAGCGAAGTATGTGTTGCAAGGATATTTACAGTCTGCACAGTTCAGAGAAGTTGGTGGTGgagggaaagatccagatggccAGCATTGTGGAGCAGCCGTTTAAACAGTTTGTTAtcctcagctgcatgttgtgccactggatggTTCACTTTGTTCTTGGGAACAGTTTGGTGGTGATAAAaatctgtgcagtgtttgcagcagagttggtgtaTGACATGGCTGGTGTCACAGGTGCCCTGCcctttgatggggtaggataaacctgtgataggactggagtaggaagtgctagGTGGGTGGACTGGACAGGTCTTGGACATTGGTCTACTGCAAGGATATGGAAGTAAcctagggatggactaggatgttgtataCGTTAAGTGAGCGATGGAACACTActtcaggaggggtgggaaggatctggGGTAGTA contains these protein-coding regions:
- the LOC124798578 gene encoding ras-like protein isoform X2, which codes for MGNGSGGVGKSALTIQLIQNHFVDEYDPTIEDSYRKQVVIDGETCLLDILDTAGQEEYSAMRDQYMRTGEGFLLVFAVNNAKSFEDISMYREQIKRVKDAEEVPMVLVGNKCDLPTRAVDISQAQEVARQYMIPFVETSAKTRLGVDDAFYTLVREIRKDKEHRGKDKRKRVRISYRRRQCCLL
- the LOC124798578 gene encoding GTPase HRas isoform X1, which produces MKMTEYKLVVVGAGGVGKSALTIQLIQNHFVDEYDPTIEDSYRKQVVIDGETCLLDILDTAGQEEYSAMRDQYMRTGEGFLLVFAVNNAKSFEDISMYREQIKRVKDAEEVPMVLVGNKCDLPTRAVDISQAQEVARQYMIPFVETSAKTRLGVDDAFYTLVREIRKDKEHRGKDKRKRVRISYRRRQCCLL